DNA sequence from the Paraburkholderia azotifigens genome:
TCCAATTTCTGGAAAGCATTGTTGCGTCAGACGAAAGTAAGCAGATGAATATCAGTAATACACTTCGCTCCGGATCGACGGCACGCATTGCAGCGCGTGTTCCGTATTGCGATCTCCACGCAAAGTCTCGGAGTTATAAAGCATGAAAAAAACCCTTATCGTCGCGGGCATTCTCGGCGCCTTCGCTGTATCGGCCAACGCGCAAAGCAGCGTTACCCTGTACGGCACGCTGGACGCGGGTCTCGTCTACACGAACAACCAGGCTGGCCACAGCAACTGGCAGCAAGGCAGCGGCACGGTGTCGGACACGTACTTCGGCCTGCGCGGCAGCGAAGACCTGGGTAACGGCCTGCACGCGATCTTCACGTTGGAGAACGGCTTCAACCTGAACAACGGCAGCTTCAAGGAAAGCAACACGCTGTTCAACCGTCAGGCTTTCGTCGGTCTGCAAAGCGACCAGTACGGCGCGCTGACCCTCGGCCGTCAATATGATTCGATGGTCGACTACCTCGCGCCGCTGTCGGCAGCAGGTTCGGGCTACGGCAACAACCTGGCCGGCCACCCGTTCGACAACGACAACCTCGACAACTCGTTCTCGATCAAGAACGCGGTCAAGTACACGAGCGCGAACTACGCGGGCCTGCAATTCGGCGGCCTGTATGGCTTCTCGAACGAAGCCAACGGCTTCTCGGACAACCGGGCATGGAGCGCAGGCGCTTCGTACAAGAACGGTCCGTTGAACGTCGCGGCGGCTTACCTGCAACTGAACAATGCGGGCAGCAACAACACGGGCGGCGCGATCTCGTCGGGCGCGAACGGCGCAGCGCAACTGGCCGCACAGACGCAGCGCACGTACGGCGTCGGCGCGAA
Encoded proteins:
- a CDS encoding porin, which codes for MKKTLIVAGILGAFAVSANAQSSVTLYGTLDAGLVYTNNQAGHSNWQQGSGTVSDTYFGLRGSEDLGNGLHAIFTLENGFNLNNGSFKESNTLFNRQAFVGLQSDQYGALTLGRQYDSMVDYLAPLSAAGSGYGNNLAGHPFDNDNLDNSFSIKNAVKYTSANYAGLQFGGLYGFSNEANGFSDNRAWSAGASYKNGPLNVAAAYLQLNNAGSNNTGGAISSGANGAAQLAAQTQRTYGVGANYTYGPATVGLIWTHTQLDNLQSANVGGTFINGLSGTNLHMDNYEINGRYALTPALALAAAYTFTDGKVSGSNGDGSPKWHTVSLQGDYSLSKRTDVYLEGVYQHASGSLGNFGENVASINTLTPSSTQNQTAVAVGLRHRF